Below is a window of Ahaetulla prasina isolate Xishuangbanna chromosome 1, ASM2864084v1, whole genome shotgun sequence DNA.
TTTCCCATCCTAATGTTTTCTGACTGCTTTTGATTCCAGTCTCCAAAATCCTTAGTGAGTATGTTTGAGAACTGTGGGATGTCTGGAAGGCATCAGGTTGAGGGGAAGTGATTGTGGACATGCTGCCCTCAGATACACAGCATCAGAGTATTAGTCTTTTCCCTTTCCCACCATTCCAGgaccatctagagcaggggtctccaaccttggcaactttaagacttgtggactttaactcccagtgtccctcagccagttttgctgagactcctgatctagaggTAGTAGAAGGACTTTGAAGTCCTTTGCTCATACAGAGATGGCTACCATCTAGTGGTTGTGGCCATCTTGACTATTCTGCAGTACCCCATAACCTTTTCCCAATCAATGCTCTAAAGTTTGTATTAAAAATTACCAATTTAGGAGAATATACAATCCTTGCCATAgccattttaaaatgaattaatgtTTGAAGACATGTCAAAGACCAGGTAGCTTCCTTCCAAGCTAGCTTCCTTCCAGTGGAAACAAGGGATTCCATCCTAGTTTGAATTTATAAGTCAtagtaaaagccatttttaaaattgtattttccaTAAAGCCGTTTATAATTAGTGAATACCTCCCATTTCAGAAGCCAGGCTAGCAAATAATTCCTGTACACAAGGAAGAGCAGAAGTGAGATCTGCTTGTAGATCTCTGCAGATTTATAACAGAAAATTGAATTTGATGTTTGCTAACTTCAAATTCAATTTTCCTCACTAAAAATTCCTGAAGCTTAGCAGGAAAGATTTGGAGGGGGTTGTTTAGTATTTTGCCTAAAAAATAATTTGAGTTCACTtcctaaactgaaaaaaaaataaatcctaggcACAGATATTATTGTAAAGGTCCTAAGCACTTAGAAATAGAGTAATCTTTGGCATCAAAACACAGTACTACATACTATATTTAGgcattttctttccatttcatttACAAAATGATGTTCATTGACACCAGTGGAAATCTTAGAATACAATTGTTTGTAAAATCACAGCCATGGTTCCCAAAGATACAacaactgagtccttcgggagaagggcggtataaaaatctaaaaaataaataaataaaataaataaacaactgtaTAGTTTTGTTTACAAAAACACAAGCATAATCTTCCACTGGCCAAGGTGCACAGGGCTTAGTCAAGAAGGTGCTTTCCTAAAGGCCTCCTCATGGAACCCATTCTGAAGggcaaaaaatgaaaggaaaatcaTTCAGTTCCTTAGTAATAGGAGAATGAAATGcattcatgaatgaatgaatatgaccaATATGCTGCCCTTATTGGTAGAGCCACACAATTAAAACTGGAGAGAGAATCAATATACCTGCATGAATTATGCTGCTATATAATTTTCCATATACCGGTGGTAAACTCATGAGAAATCCAGAAGATCTATTGGCAGAATTGGATTTTACTTGTGGTAACTAAAAAAGTTATATCCTATTGTAATACAACTGTTTTGCTAAATAAGATCCCCAAAACAATATTTGTTAGAAGACGTCTGCCTTATCAGAACCCTGGCAGACAGCATTGAAAATCTTGAGGTCAGAGGCAGAGAAACTGAACCTAGTTATGATAGGTTCAGCTGCTATCATTAGAAAACAAAATAGCAGTATAACCCAAAATATCTATTTACATATAATTTTCCATCCATTCAGTGGGACTTATTAGTAGATGAGGAGATATGCAACTGCAACTGAAGAAGTTTGGTTTACTCAAATTCTGAAAAAGATAATTCATTGCCATCAAACCTTTCTCCAACCTTCCAGGAGGATAATTCAAATTACCCTCTGTCAACAAAGATTCTCAAGGAAATAAAATTCCCATAGAATTTGCAATCTCAATTCCCCAGTATTATGACACACATATTAAAAGcatactttctgattttttttaaaaaaaaattctttcagtcAAAAAGATAGTTTACTATGAAGTTTAATTGCAAAGTTCTCACAACTGCACATCTAAATATCCTTTTTTAGCCAGAcacttttttttgagtttcttgtTTTGTTCTCTtgaaaatattctaaaatgaGTAGAACTTTTGACTAAAAACCTTGCGTACTTAGAGCATGCCATTCCTCATTAGTGAATTATGAAACTTTAGTTAACAATTACTTCTCTTTTTTATATTAACAAACAACAtagtttgttctttctttctttcttttggccTTTGGAAGATGCATCATaatgcaaaaggcaacttttacTTTCACCTCCTGCTTCAAAGCTGCTTAATTTATTTGAAACTGCTATTCATTTCATTAAAAATGCTGAATTTTACAATTCTGATAGTCATTTGTTTGGGGATTGTAAATCTCATTAATTTTAGAGTGACTTCGCTCTAACTGATGTAGTCTGAAGGCAACCTGTGAAAAAAGGTTAGGATCAAGTGAATACATTTACAATAAACCATGACAGTATTCTAATGAACTGCAGTTTGATTTCAAAGTTGCACAGCTGCCTTAGACCTATCTAGTCCAAATCAACCTGTAGGAGGTAATTCACCATTTCCTACCATTGCTTTCTATGTGCTTTGAAGATtctctgtcagtgttggtgaaccttttcggcaccaagtaccAAAATGGGAGTGTACGCGTGCATGTGCattccagaaaccggaagagcagcctccCGGTGCGCATGTGGGCACTGGACAGctactcttccggtttccagtgcccacatgcacaccggccacttggtcttccagtttctggcacacatgcgcacacaaagaccagctgcccggtgtgcatgcatgcgccagaaactaaaagagcagctgcccagtgcaCATGCGCTCACCGAGAAGataatcttctggtttccggcatgtgcatgcacaccagccacctgtcttccagtttccagtgctcccgcgcatgtgaagaccagctggccggtgcgccagAACCCGAAAGAGCAATGggcgacagctcatgtgcccggaaagatggctctgcatgccatttcCGGCACcgatgctataggttcgccatcacaattCTATGTGCACCCTTGCCCATATAATCACTTAGAATGGAAGCCCAAGAGACAGATTTTTGAAATCTTTATTACTCCTAATTCCAACTTCTTCAAATCAGATTTCAAAATACAAATGATGGGTAAGTTTTGCAAAGACTTCTCATCTATCATATTGCGAGTTATAAATATTGTGAATAAATTAGCAATCAGATGCAATACCATACAATTTTAATAacattgtttgggatggatttataTTTTGTAGTTTTATTTTTGTCTAGAAACTACTCTGCTTATGACAAAAAGGACACAATGATGATAAAGTACAATACTCCAATATTTTACACTGGAGGTCTTAGCATTTGTATTATTCTACCATAAGGTATGTTATAAAAAACAAGGAAtagaacaaatatttttaattaccGTATGCTTTTAGTTAATAAgtatggaagtaattaatcagcaGATATTTTCTATTACATAACAAGCCtgaatgtgtatgtatatgtacgtgtacaaacacacacatagtGCACTGCACGCAGACCTCAAATAAGGGCAACATCGCTCTATTAAAATAGCTCTTTTTTCAGGCTTCTGCCCAAATCTGAGAAACAAgtgccagttttttaaaaaaaccaattgaTTAATGCAACTCTTAAAGTAGcagtatttttgttgtttttcagcTTTCACAGAAGTCTGAAAAAAGTTGAGCTactttaatgaatagcagagatGAACTGCAGTTATTTCAGGTCTGAAGTATTTATTTCAAATCATTTTGAGGCATGtatacagtggtggaattcagccagttcacaccacttcgagagaaccggttgttaactttctgagcagtttggcaaactggttgttggaagaaatgattagggcagagaaccggttgttaaattacttcaatCTCATCACTGCATGTATACATCACTAAACTGTAAAGGGAGCTTATAGTATgtatttttatatctattttgAATGCCAGGCCATTAAATCCCCAGTTTAATAAAGTACGTTAGAGTGTTAAAAAATAAACTCTTTTAGACTACTAACCATGCTATGAGTCCTTCAGAAGCCAGAGGAAAAATTACCCCAAAAGGAAGTATGAGTGGCCTGAACTTCCTCCTTTGTCCCTGCCATGTGCAACAGTTCCTCTTCCCAGCAACAGGGAGCTCCAGAAATGATGAAACAGCTGTACTTTGAGATCTTTAGATGGGGTCAGGGTCCCTTCTATGAACACTACCACAGAaaactattattaaataataGTTTTATATGGTTTGTATTTTTCCCTCCCACGAAACACAGAAACTGTAGAAGATTTCTGGATTGGTGTGATCTCTTTTAAACATCACTCTATTTAAAAGAAAGTAaggaacagtgtgtgtgtgtgtgtgtgtgtgtgtgtgtgtgtgtgtgtgtgtgtgtgtgtgtgtaggaatgGGTAACCCAGTCATATTTAACTTGGCTCAGATCTTGAATTGAAtccaggggagaaaaaaacagatTACCAGTTATACATACCTTTGAGAACCAGTGGTTCCTTGCCTTCCCTCTTGAGAGACTCCAGCACTATGTGCAATGGCTGCGAAGGCATTACTCTGCTTGGCTCATTAGTATTTTCATCATAAACAACTATTTCTTTGGAAAAGATTCTTTTAAAGGAGTCCTTGCCTTCTCTGCAAGAGATCAAGTCCAAGACAGTGATTTTGCCCTGCTGAAGCCTTCTCCTACTAATCTTATCAGAGCAATTGATGTGAACAGCCCCTTGGATGTGGCTTTTGTTGTACTCCATGAAAGGCCGGCAATCAATGATGACTGGGCCTTGGTGGCTTTTGTTGCATTTGGTCATCTTTTTTGCCAGGTCATTGGGATGGATGGTTTTGATGCTTGCCAGTTGTTTTGTTGGACCTGAGACTGGACTCCCCACACCACCGGATGGACTCAAAGGGCTAGAGTTCTCATTGTTGTTGACCATTTGGTTTGCTGAGCAAGTCGTCAAGGTTCCTATGCTGGCAGAGATGCTGCTGGTGCTGGCTTGGGTTTGGGCCTGATTGTCCTTGTCGTATGTTGCCACAGTGCAGCAACTGGCACTGCTGCATCCACAACTCAAGGAGCGGGCAGAGCCGTTGGATGAGGGCATATACGTCAGATTAGCAGCCTTGATGGACACAACAGCCGTGCTGAGGAGACTCACagggttttcactggcagaggaagcAGATTCAATGTAGCTGGAATCTAAGCAAAGATTGAGATCCTGAGGTCTTACAGGCCTGGAGAGTGCCACTACAACCCTGTCGTCTAGTGGAGAAGGAGGCAtgaggaggctgaaaatgggaagtCAAAGGAACTCAAGCTCTCtctgttaaaaacaaaagaaaaggagaaaaggtaAGTTATATGTGATGGACAAGCTTTCATTTTTAGACTTATGTGGGAGTCTCCCTTAACACTGATCATTCCAAAAACTGTTTGGAATTGGtaaaagcaaaaacaacaaccaaacaaaCCTTTAGCAGTTGCATTCAATTAGCAAAGAAAGATTAGAAAACTAAAGATGTATTACTGTTTAGCTAATTTAGAAGCAACAGTGTAAATGAATCAGAAAATCCTTCAGCCCAACCTCTATGGAACTGCAGAAGTGACAGAGTGTAATTCCTTGCAAATTAGGACTTTATATTATGTTCATGTAGGCACAAGGGTGGCATTTGCTACAGAATATCCCCTTTATCTCACAGCTAAACCTTAAGGGTAATATGAATGCATATGCCAGAGAGAAAATACTAAGTACCAGACACCAATGGAGTTACTGAATACATTTTTTGCTTGAAAAGAACCCAGCCGCGATAGCTTCTTGCTCTCATTCATTAGAAAAAAGTGAAAATTCAAACTTTTTTGTTTcgaatttattatattatttgaattGGATAATCTACACAACCATGTTAAAAAGCCAAAAATAGAGATTTGGCAAATAAATTAACCTTACACGTCTTACTTTAGTAGACAACCTACCACAGTATCTGTGGAACAGGTAGCATTGCTATCCCTGCTCCAAAGGGAAAGAAAGGTTACACAAAAGATCCCAGACTTTCTTCTACATAATCCATAAATGAAAGAGTCAAAAGCTATTAGCATGAAGATCACATCTCAAGAAAGCAGGAAAAATAAATCAGAGCAGGGAAGAAAAAGTTGCAATTTTTCTTTAAGAAGACATTTTCAAAATTTCCAAGGAAGAACAGAGGATGCATCAATACATTGTCTAGCAATGAAAACAATCATTGAAATGAAAGAgggttttttaataaataaataaatgggaaagtGTCATATATCTCTTATGAGCGGAACTGCTATTTTGGAACTGTTCTTTAGTCAGATGCTAATGCAATCATTTAATGACAGCTCTGGAACATCCAAGCCTCAAGGTACCCAAAATCTTCTGGTTACTGCTGAACACATGATTACATAACTTGAAAATATTTCTCTtaatagaaaaaacaaacaaactaaaccTTCCTATTACCTTGAAAGTTCATATCTTGTATTAGCTTTAGAGCAGTTGCTGAGTGAACAATTACATTGGCACCTGGCTCAGTCTAATTGAAAGGGGTCAAAGATGtcgccgattttttttttttttttaggtaactGCATCACCTTCTGAGTTTCTGAAACTTGAAAACTTAAATCATACTTATGGGTAACCAATTCCCATTTAAGTCATAAGAACTGAAGTGCAGAGTAAGCTTGCCCAGGATCAAACAAAAAGGGCGATTGTCCTAATCTCCTCCAAAGGACCGGACctcaaaaaaaaatgatttttaacccAATTTAAGgaggcattttgtttttttaacaaaagggaaaaaaattcttcagtatTCGTCTTCTAAAATCATAGCATCCTCTCCACCGGCAGCACGACTGTCCTTCCGTTAGTACGGCCCTCATCctaaaacgggtctccaaccttggcaactttaagcctggtggacttcaactcccagaattccccagccagcaaagctggctggggtattctgggagttgaagtccaccaggcttaaagttgccaaggttggagacccctgtcctaagacAACAGTCAGGATAAGTAATGTTCTTCTCTCCTACAGAGGGGAGGGAGCATTTGCAGGATGAATTTAAATCGCTGCCGCAAAAAAGGACCAAAACAATCTGTCATCTGGGCGGAAAGCAGCAGTCCAAGAACGCTACGCAGAGGCAAGAAATCTGAAATATAGAGAAGCAGCTTTTTaacccctctttctttccctccccctcccctctttgttGAAGCACAAATCTCGGTGCGCGCAAATGTGCACCTCAGGCACTTTTAAGAAATAAGAAAGGCAGCAAAGGCGCCGGCGGTGGGGAGAGAAGGGACACACAGAAAGACAAACAGTACtttgtaaaatgaaataaaatacaataaaaaaaacaggagcacgcTGTGACTTTTATAACCGAGTCAGGTGCGGGATGGGAGAGGCTTTTAAAACAACATATCGGGAGGCCAAAGCTAATCCTTTTCCCCCGATGCAGCGCTATTCGGGAAGAGCTGCGTCTCTGCAGCAGAGGCAGTTTGTAGTTCCAGCCAAACCACGAAGTCCGTGTTGCGATTGAAGAAAATCGCagccaacaataacaacaactccTCCTCGGGCTCATCTATAGTTCCACAGGTCCCAGGAAAGAGAAAACGTCCCCTCCGGGGATATATGCCTGGGATGCTCTGAAGCTGGATGCCTCTTATGCaccccgtttccccccccccccaaatactgCAGCAATCCCAAACGAGAACAGCTCGCTTTCATCCGACTCATTCGGTGAACATCCGCTAGAGAGAGAGAAACGCACATACGACGACAGGAGATAGGCGGGGGTTAGGAAGAGAGGCAGCGCTCTCATTTTTATCGACCCAAactctctttctctttaaaagggggggggggactctTTTCGAAGCTTCTCAGTTGTCTACATAAACACGCAGGCACGGCTCCTCTCCCCTAGGAAAGAAAGTCGCCTACTTACTTCATCAATGAATGGCTATTCTCCAGCACCTGGCGCGCGGCTGTGGCGATCGATTTACATACATCAAGCCCCCATTCACTTAGCTTCATTGATCTCCAGCTGCAACATACTTACTTTCTCTTTTGCTACCCTGTAAATGTAAGGTTCGAAAAGGGGCCGAGGCGGTAGAAGAGATGGACGGGGCCTTCACCCAATAGGCGTTCTCTCCTGGAGGCTTGTTTTCCGCCTCTCGCGGAGATGCCAATGATTGGGAGCGAACGAGTAAGTGGGCGGAGCCGGTGACTGCCCTCTCATCTCTTAAGGGATGGTTTGGTCGCAGTCGCTTCGGGCTTTCTGTGTTATAACCTGCGGAGCGAGTGATGTCATTGAAGGCCAATCAAAAGCTCCAGTGGGCCAGCCTCAGCCGGAGAGGAGCAGTAGCAGCTGCTCCCTATTTACATGTAAACTTTACCAGGAGGATGTGGTTAACCCTTTCCTGCGCAGAAATGTCAATCGCGCCCTTTAAACTACTTTTCTTCAAAGTGGCTTGGCTGGCTGATTCTcccctctccttcttttcttttacgGTCCTTTTACACTTACAGGAGGTTCACCACTACTTTCTCGCGTCCACTACTCTCCCTTTAAGATCtacctccctcccactctttcaGTGAATGAATGAATCGGTGAATGAATCTCTCAACCACTCAGTTCTTCTTATCCAACGCGGGCGTAACCGCACCGGAGCCCCTCGCTGAATGACTATTGGCTTTTCATTTGGAACGGCCCTGCAGAAACAACACTCATTTTGTCCAGCTCTTATCTTTATCCACCACTGcttgaaggacaagaagcaagaggAAGACCAGGGTCTCCTCTGAGTCTTTTAATTATGCTTAGCAGTCGCCACAGAGGAAGGTGCAGTGCGGTTTTAAGGTAGTGCAACAGAAGAAAAGGAGCCAATCAAAGAGCAAACAACTACACCACAGTTAATAAGGTCTAAATAAAGAACTAAAAATAACAATGCACCTTGCAGTTTTGAGAAATGGGCAAATAACGCTTCTTGTTCTCAGATTTCACCAGGCCTATTATGACTACTGGAATTAAATGGTGCTCTTAGCTTTTCATTGATGGCTATTTTTGAGACAGCAAAGAGATGAGGCCAGTAGATTTCAATACTCCCATCATATTTGGGCTCTATTAACTAGCCCTGAACTGGGGAACTATTCAAAGCTAACCCCTTGTAGATGACCACCTTGTGAATGTCATATAAAAAGTGTAAGCAATCACATTTAGTCTCACTTCTTCCAGCTGTGTTGGGACAACTAGCGTTATTCCCCAAAAGCATGGTCCCCAAAAGCATGGACCCTGGACTGTCAGATCAGGTATCTGACGAATACTAATCATTATGAAACATTAATTCAGGATAATGGATCAAGTCAGACATAACACCCCCAGCTATATTTGCACCCCATCTTGAAAGGTTATATTTCAAATCTGGTAATATAATcttctcatctatctgtctatctgtcaaaTTTATGATCACCAATCTCACAAGAAGTGACCCTGAATGTCATatagtaaaaaatataaaaataataaacatgtcaaaaacattcaaatttaaaaaaattaaaaagagcaaaacacACAAGAGATTAGATCAGCAAGGGAGCTACCTCAAGATCTCACCATTCCTCTAAGCCCCTCCCCCCGCTAGATGACATAACCAGGTCTTGAGGGACTTCTCAGTGATGGAGACAACCTCACTTTGTGGGAGCAAATGTTCCATAAGGAGGGTGCCACAGCAGAGAAGGTCCACCTCCTCTGGTCTGTCAGCTGTACTTCCTGACTGATGGAACCCATAACATTGTATAAATGTTTGTTGCATATATCCCTGGATGACCTTGATACCCATTTTACTTGCAGGTTCATCTCTTCTGCCGGGGGTCAAGTCATTATGTGTGATCATCTcaagattaaatatttaaatgtgcCTCAGGCGCTTCAGTAGTGGCCCCAACACCGGAGCAAAATTAATTCTCTGAGGTTCATTTGGCTACCATCTTGCAGGCATTTTAGAGACTGTTAGAATAATCCTGTTTTCACAGATTCATGGGTAGTAGTGAGGGTGTTAGACtgttgtttaaaccaggggtctccaaccttggcaactttaagacttgtggacttcagcaaagctggctgaggaactctgggagttggagtccacaagtcttaaagttgctaaggttggagacccctggtttaaactgttGTTATAGTTAGATTTTATTTTGGTTATAGATTTTGTTATCAGCTTATGGATTTTGTagtgctgtgatggcgaaccttttcggcattgaGTGCTCAAACTAgaacacatgtgcatgtgcaggctCAGGAGCACcgtaaacctgaagaccagctggccggcttgtgcatgcctgttttttgggcatttttggcccaaaaatgtatatgcaccaagacaaattccttgtgcatccaattacacttggccaataaaaaaaaaattcttttttctggctgttttgggggtgttttttttgggccaaaaacggcccagaaaatgggctgaaaacagGCTAAAATGGCCGGAAAACGGCCTTTTTTGGGGGGCATATTTCCGGCCATTTTCCGGCACATTAGTGCCCGTGAAGTCCAGCTGCccatgtgcacacatgtgcactgggaacaagaagagcagctggtgatggtgcacatgcccacagagagggctctgcatgccacctctagcatgtgtgccataggttcgccatcatggttatagTGGGTAGAGGGCTTTTTATGATTGCTATATATTTTATGTTCTTATTTTGGTACATTGTGACTATATTTGAGCAATATAAAA
It encodes the following:
- the DUSP10 gene encoding dual specificity protein phosphatase 10, with amino-acid sequence MPPSPLDDRVVVALSRPVRPQDLNLCLDSSYIESASSASENPVSLLSTAVVSIKAANLTYMPSSNGSARSLSCGCSSASCCTVATYDKDNQAQTQASTSSISASIGTLTTCSANQMVNNNENSSPLSPSGGVGSPVSGPTKQLASIKTIHPNDLAKKMTKCNKSHQGPVIIDCRPFMEYNKSHIQGAVHINCSDKISRRRLQQGKITVLDLISCREGKDSFKRIFSKEIVVYDENTNEPSRVMPSQPLHIVLESLKREGKEPLVLKGGLSSFKQNHENLCDNSLQLQECPESGAGGAAVTCTLPQSIATTPDIENAELTPILPFLFLGNEHDAQDLEKIQRLNIGYVINVTTHLPLYHYEKGLFSYKRLPATDSNKQNLRQYFEEAFEFIEEAHQCGKGLLIHCQAGVSRSATIVIAYLMKHTRMTMTDAYKFVKGKRPIISPNLNFMGQLLEFEEDLNNGVTPRILTPKLIGVETVV